One Mycobacterium kubicae genomic window carries:
- a CDS encoding SRPBCC family protein — MTERIEVQRTIEAPAPDIFALLCDPQGHVAIDSSGMLQEAEGEPVRAAGDSFIVHMDREALNDYPELGRYDVTVSITEYEQDRLIAWTILGQLRPQIGHVYGYRLQPTDDGRGTVVTSFYDWSNIDAKWREAGIFPVLTEGALRATLGILDRTVRRGYPRG; from the coding sequence ATGACCGAACGCATCGAGGTGCAGCGCACCATCGAGGCCCCTGCCCCGGACATCTTCGCGCTGTTGTGCGACCCGCAGGGCCATGTCGCCATCGATTCCTCGGGGATGCTGCAAGAAGCCGAAGGCGAGCCGGTCCGAGCCGCAGGCGACAGCTTCATCGTCCACATGGACCGGGAGGCGTTGAACGACTACCCGGAGTTGGGCAGGTACGACGTGACCGTCTCGATCACCGAGTACGAGCAGGATCGACTGATCGCATGGACGATCCTCGGACAACTGCGCCCACAGATCGGTCATGTGTATGGCTACCGGTTGCAACCCACCGACGACGGCCGCGGCACCGTGGTCACGTCGTTCTACGACTGGTCGAACATCGACGCGAAGTGGCGCGAGGCCGGGATCTTCCCGGTGTTGACCGAAGGCGCCCTGCGCGCGACGTTGGGCATTCTCGACCGGACCGTGCGACGAGGTTACCCGCGCGGTTAG
- a CDS encoding pyrimidine reductase family protein, which yields MNDAPRVGVVSGIDELAAHYAEPPDGVRANMIFSADGAAAFGGRAGSLSCPTDQRLLRLLRAFADVVLVGAGTARAENYGPVHLTDDQQAFRNREGRTSPPPIAVVSRSGELPRRLLSDPQQPPILLTCATTAVRDDLPEDVRVMVAGEDSVDVAHAVGLLREEGLRRILCEGGPTLLDELVDNDAVAEICVTLAPKLAASQPVGQRLQPSGLARPITLRLDHALVHDDYLFLKYRR from the coding sequence GTGAACGACGCGCCGCGCGTCGGCGTCGTCAGCGGCATCGACGAACTGGCAGCACACTACGCCGAACCCCCGGACGGCGTACGCGCCAACATGATCTTCAGCGCCGACGGTGCAGCGGCGTTCGGCGGCCGGGCCGGTTCCTTGTCCTGCCCCACCGATCAACGGTTGCTGCGCCTGCTGAGAGCATTTGCTGACGTGGTGCTGGTGGGCGCCGGCACCGCCCGCGCCGAGAACTACGGTCCTGTGCACCTCACCGACGACCAGCAAGCCTTCCGAAACCGCGAGGGGCGCACCAGCCCGCCACCGATCGCGGTGGTCAGCCGCAGCGGTGAGCTGCCGAGGCGGCTGCTCAGTGATCCCCAGCAGCCGCCGATCCTGCTGACCTGCGCAACGACCGCGGTGCGCGACGATTTGCCGGAGGACGTGCGAGTGATGGTGGCCGGCGAGGATTCGGTGGACGTGGCCCACGCGGTGGGGCTGCTACGGGAGGAGGGCCTGCGCCGCATCCTGTGTGAAGGCGGCCCGACGCTGCTCGACGAACTGGTGGACAACGACGCCGTCGCCGAGATCTGTGTGACGCTGGCTCCCAAGCTGGCCGCCAGCCAGCCCGTGGGGCAACGCCTGCAGCCCTCGGGACTGGCCCGCCCCATCACGCTGCGACTCGACCACGCCCTGGTGCACGACGACTACTTGTTCTTGAAATACCGGCGCTAA
- a CDS encoding flavin reductase family protein: MFVVTTQAEGIPAGCLVGFTSQTSINPPRFLVGLSKKNHTYRIATEATHLAVHVFDREHLDVVELFGSQTSDRIDKFGRCSWHPGPADMPILDDAAAWFVGEILDRFTLGDHVGHLLQPVAGDPPHGSEDLVSFTDVHHLEPGHEA; encoded by the coding sequence ATGTTCGTGGTGACCACCCAAGCCGAAGGGATACCGGCCGGTTGTCTGGTCGGGTTCACGAGTCAGACCAGCATCAATCCGCCCCGGTTCTTGGTCGGTCTGTCCAAGAAGAACCACACTTACCGCATCGCCACCGAGGCCACCCACCTTGCGGTGCATGTGTTCGACCGTGAGCACCTTGACGTCGTGGAACTCTTCGGCAGCCAAACCAGCGACAGGATCGACAAATTCGGCCGCTGCTCGTGGCACCCCGGCCCCGCGGACATGCCCATCCTGGACGACGCGGCCGCGTGGTTCGTCGGTGAAATTTTGGACCGCTTCACCCTCGGCGACCACGTCGGGCACCTGCTGCAACCGGTGGCCGGTGACCCGCCGCACGGATCGGAGGACTTGGTCTCCTTCACCGACGTGCACCACCTTGAACCGGGTCACGAGGCGTGA
- a CDS encoding WS/DGAT/MGAT family O-acyltransferase — translation MQQLSWTDDMLLRAERPATPLHIQLLLIYDPATAPGGKVTFKGILEELDARLHLADVFRRRLTELPGGLHQAYWVDDPNFDLEYHVRHIGLPQPGDWRQLCIQVARLHARQIDLRRPPWEITVIEGLNAVPGVPKGSFAMALKLHHCAVDGMASVQMIAALHDLAADSPRPAGPDRHWQPDPLPTTSDLVARTAINAAFYPLRAGRVIATSAPKVVRGLVALPGKVAGTVMSRVAGSSPPSFPPKTRFNQAASPHRVFEARFHDLADFKRIKARVPGATINDVALAYVGGALREYLAGHGELPDEPLVAACPISMRDAADHSGRGNMVFGRLQTLGTHIADPLERLTTIAEETASSRTESEHSTRSQVLDLIGTMPTSLLAITAKAASVLPFSGPTVANTTVTNVPGPPDPIFFRGARLVRATGLGPLVGGLNLIHVIASYNGTLSIGATADRDALPDPARYAECMDKAFQELLAAAG, via the coding sequence GTGCAACAGCTCAGTTGGACCGATGACATGCTGCTGCGCGCGGAACGGCCGGCGACCCCGCTCCACATTCAGCTCCTGCTGATTTATGACCCGGCGACTGCGCCCGGCGGCAAGGTGACGTTCAAAGGGATTCTCGAGGAACTCGACGCACGCCTGCACCTCGCCGATGTCTTCCGGCGGCGGTTGACCGAGTTGCCGGGCGGACTGCACCAGGCTTATTGGGTCGACGACCCCAACTTCGATCTCGAGTACCACGTCCGTCATATCGGTTTGCCGCAACCGGGCGACTGGCGCCAGCTGTGCATTCAGGTGGCACGTCTGCACGCGCGGCAGATCGACCTGCGACGTCCGCCGTGGGAGATCACCGTCATCGAGGGTCTCAACGCGGTGCCCGGGGTCCCGAAGGGTTCCTTCGCGATGGCGCTGAAGCTGCACCACTGTGCGGTCGACGGCATGGCAAGCGTGCAGATGATTGCGGCGTTGCACGATCTGGCCGCCGACAGCCCCCGCCCCGCCGGACCCGACCGGCACTGGCAACCCGACCCACTTCCCACGACCAGCGACTTGGTCGCGCGCACCGCGATCAACGCCGCCTTCTACCCCCTGCGGGCAGGCAGGGTCATCGCCACCAGCGCCCCGAAGGTGGTCCGCGGCCTGGTCGCGCTGCCGGGCAAAGTGGCCGGCACCGTGATGTCCCGGGTCGCCGGGAGTAGCCCGCCGTCGTTTCCGCCGAAGACGCGTTTCAACCAAGCCGCCTCGCCACACCGCGTCTTCGAGGCCCGTTTTCACGACCTTGCCGACTTCAAGCGGATCAAAGCGCGGGTGCCGGGCGCCACCATCAACGACGTGGCACTGGCCTACGTCGGCGGCGCGTTACGCGAGTATCTGGCCGGGCACGGGGAGCTTCCCGACGAGCCCCTCGTGGCTGCCTGCCCGATCTCCATGCGGGATGCGGCCGACCACAGTGGGCGGGGCAACATGGTGTTCGGCCGGTTGCAGACGCTCGGCACCCACATCGCCGACCCGCTGGAGCGTCTCACCACCATCGCCGAGGAAACCGCCAGCAGCCGAACGGAATCCGAGCACTCCACCAGGTCGCAAGTGCTCGACCTGATCGGCACCATGCCGACATCGCTGCTGGCGATCACGGCGAAGGCGGCCAGCGTACTGCCCTTCTCCGGCCCGACCGTCGCCAATACCACAGTGACCAACGTGCCCGGTCCACCCGATCCGATCTTCTTCCGGGGAGCGCGGTTGGTGCGCGCCACCGGATTGGGCCCACTGGTGGGCGGCCTGAACCTGATCCACGTCATCGCCAGCTACAACGGAACGCTGTCCATCGGCGCCACAGCCGACCGTGACGCCTTGCCGGACCCGGCTCGCTACGCCGAATGCATGGATAAAGCGTTCCAAGAGTTGCTCGCCGCCGCCGGATGA